The genomic region caagatggattcctaatccctggaccaccagggaagcctgagtacTTTTACTATTAATAGTGTCTGATATACTCCACTTATTCATATTTTGAGTTGAAATTAATCTCATATATTAATTACAGAAAATGCCTCTCTCCTGATTCTCACTTCCTACGTTTTTAGGGAGAACATGGATGGAAGACTGTAATTACTTAAATTGAATTACTGACTCAGCCAGACGTTATGAGGCAGCCCTTCACTGATATTTGCCTTTAATTACAGGTTCCGGTGTGTTATCTACCCTTTTAAACCAAAGCTCACTATCAAGACAGCGTCTGTCATCATTATGATTGTCTGGGTCCTGGCCATTGCCATCATGTCCCCGTCTGCAGTCATGTTACACGTacgggaagaaaaaaattaccgAGTGAGATTCAACTCCCAGGAGAAAACCAGCCCAGTCTACTGGTGCCGGGAAGACTGGCCAAGTCAGGAAATGAGGAGGATCTATACCACAGTGCTGTTTGCCAATATCTAcctggctcccctgtccctcattGTCGTCATGTATGGAAGGATTGGAATTTCACTGTTCAAGAGGAAGGTGCCCCACACAGGCAAACAGAACCAGGAGCAGTGGCAGGTGGTATCCAAGAAGAAGCAGAAGGTCATTAAGATGCTTCTGACCGTGGCCCTGCTTTTCATTCTCTCCTGGTTGCCCCTGTGGACCCTGATGATGCTCTCGGATTATGTTGATCTGTCTCCAAATGAACTGCAGGTCATCAACATCTACATCTACCCTTTTGCACACTGGCTGGCCTTCTGCAACAGCAGCGTCAACCCCATCATTTATGGTTTCTTCAATGAAAATTTTCGTCGTGGTTTCCAAGATGCTTTTCATCTCCAGCTTTGCCAAAAAAGAGCAAAGTCCAAGGAAGCCTACACTCTGAGAGCTAAAAACACTATGGTCATCAACACATCTCATCTGTCAGCGCAGGAATCGACAATTAAAAACCCACATGAGGAAATTGTGCTTTGTAGGATAAGTGCTGAAAAGCCCTTACAGGAATTAATGATGGAAGAATTAGGAGAAATTACCAGTAGCAATGAGATGTAAAAAGAGCTGGTGTGATTATTTTAACTCTGCTGTGTGATATATGTTGAAATATTGTTGATTTCTTTGGCTTCGTACTTCAGTTCTATGAATGTTAGAAACCCTCTCtgggaaaaaagtaaacaaaatgaacCTCCTGTTCATAATCAAtcttactgtatttaaaatatatacagaaactTATACACAAATTGGCATGGATAAATCTATTTTCTAGGACCAGTTTTCAAAGCCTGATCTTTTCCAACTTTGCTATTTAAGTATAAGTCAAGCAAgtgttttatgtgtatatatatatgcaacacacatacacacactttcaTCAAATGGGGATAAATgggcagttctttgcatgagaGCACGTTTTGCAAATTCTCCTTTTGCTTTTGAATTGGAAATTTTAGACTACAGAACTATTTATCTGtgtgtgcttttaaaatgtactcaGCTTTCTTAGAAATAAGAACCACAATAGCAAATAAAGGAACATtgtgtttctttgtatttaaaggctgactttttccttttaaaaagtacagaGTTGGTAACTATTGCTCCAAATGAGTTATTGTTGGGTTTTACTACTTTTGTAAATGAATTTAAGCCCTAACTGAACCCACGTTTCTTGTAAAGATGATTCAGGATCCCAAGTTGACCTCCTTTCTAATAGAATCTCTAACATAAAAAAGTCAATCTTGTAATAAAGAAGCAATTGTCAGAGGAAAGCAGCTCTCTTTTGAAGGGCTTGATCAGAGATGTTCAACAGTCATCGTAAGACTCCCAGAAAGTTTGAACTGATTATTCCAGATTTCTTACTGGGCAGAACATTTAAATCTAGAAGTCCTACTGGATTAGCAAATTAATACTGCTACTAAGAGAATGGTGGACCCCTGGATTCTGCCTGGTTAGGATTATATAGTGACAATAGTCATAAAAGCTGGCTTTTATTCTGGGGTGGGATAGTCCCTAGAAAATTGGgaattataaaataacaaatagttttgcaaataaaaataaatctctggGCTTGGACCTATCACGTTTTCTCAGGCTGTAATATGGTTCGAAGTAAAAGCTTTCCAACACTATAGGCCTTTGAGAAAATAATTGTTTCAATTGGGTTTATGCTATGTGATATTTAAATCTGTATGTGTTACATATTTCCAAAACCTTTTTtgaatttcattatttcttctatATCATGTCATCTATGTGTTATGAAGAACTTATTTGGGACTTCCTCAATAACcagttttctgattataaaataataaaaattacattatgaaatataaaaacagttATTATCAAAACAACACCTGTTACTAGTAGAGTTttcatgaaaaacagaatggaacAAAAATTGCATGTAATTCCTcttcaagggaaaaataaaacagtgaaaacacTATGTGGATAAGCATCCTGTATGTACGTCTTTGCCAAGATTGATTATTCAGGAATGATTATTTTACCATTGTCTACCTTACAATATCATTAATACATATTAAATTTCTACAATTGTGGTACTTTAATGgtgaaaaatcatttaaatttgtgGTTTTGATTATATTGTTCCATGtttcttattattttgtatttattcctCTTCCCATTCATTGGCCATTTTCCCACTGTAGTTTTGTGGTTGTCTTTTATCTATTACTATgcactttgggggcttcccttgtagctcagttggtaaagaatctgcctgcaatgcaggagacctgggtttgatccctgggttgggaagatcccctggagaaggaaatggcaacccactccagtattcttgactggagaatcccatggacagaggaacctgacgggctacagtccatggggttgcaagagttggacacgacttagcgactaaatcaccaccaggCACTTTTTGTATCAACCATCAATAATAGGCAGacttggtcttttaaaaaaaacaaacaaacataaaaatggtGTCTTTTCTCAACTTAAAAGCCAttaatcatttcttttcaaattaggggggaaaaaacccaccaACAACAAACTCCTTATCAGGACTTACACACCTTTAGTTTTCTGCCCTCTGTCCACCTCTTAATCTTGTCTCATACCCTACACTCCTCATTCGCACTACCGGGGCTTGGGTTGTTGcattagtcactcatttgtgtccaactctttgtgacctcatgcactatagcccaccaggcaactctgtccatgggattctccaggcaagaatactgaagtgggtagccattcccttctccaggagatcatcccatcccagggatcaaacccagttctcctgaatttcaggcagattctttattgactaagccaccagagaagcgcCCTCCCTGCCCGTATGTTTCTCTGTCTTTACCAAGTTCTTTAATGCTTCTAGATTGCACCTGTTTCCTTCCTGCTAGAAACATTCTTCCCATTGGCTTCCATGGGTTCTCTCATCCTTTAGGACTCAAACTAAACCTCACCTGAGCCCTGTTTATTCCTTCAGAGTAATTCTCATTATCTGTAATTATCTTCGGA from Cervus canadensis isolate Bull #8, Minnesota chromosome 26, ASM1932006v1, whole genome shotgun sequence harbors:
- the NPFFR2 gene encoding neuropeptide FF receptor 2 isoform X2, with the translated sequence MSEEWDSNSTENGHYIWSNDTTHDLYSDINITYVNYYLHQPQVAAIFIISYFLIFFLCMVGNTVVCFIVMRNKHMHTVTNLFILNLAISDLLVGIFCMPITLLDNIIAGWPFGSTMCKISGLVQGISVAASVFTLVAIAVDRFRCVIYPFKPKLTIKTASVIIMIVWVLAIAIMSPSAVMLHVREEKNYRVRFNSQEKTSPVYWCREDWPSQEMRRIYTTVLFANIYLAPLSLIVVMYGRIGISLFKRKVPHTGKQNQEQWQVVSKKKQKVIKMLLTVALLFILSWLPLWTLMMLSDYVDLSPNELQVINIYIYPFAHWLAFCNSSVNPIIYGFFNENFRRGFQDAFHLQLCQKRAKSKEAYTLRAKNTMVINTSHLSAQESTIKNPHEEIVLCRISAEKPLQELMMEELGEITSSNEM
- the NPFFR2 gene encoding neuropeptide FF receptor 2 isoform X1, which codes for MAVRSIMSEEWDSNSTENGHYIWSNDTTHDLYSDINITYVNYYLHQPQVAAIFIISYFLIFFLCMVGNTVVCFIVMRNKHMHTVTNLFILNLAISDLLVGIFCMPITLLDNIIAGWPFGSTMCKISGLVQGISVAASVFTLVAIAVDRFRCVIYPFKPKLTIKTASVIIMIVWVLAIAIMSPSAVMLHVREEKNYRVRFNSQEKTSPVYWCREDWPSQEMRRIYTTVLFANIYLAPLSLIVVMYGRIGISLFKRKVPHTGKQNQEQWQVVSKKKQKVIKMLLTVALLFILSWLPLWTLMMLSDYVDLSPNELQVINIYIYPFAHWLAFCNSSVNPIIYGFFNENFRRGFQDAFHLQLCQKRAKSKEAYTLRAKNTMVINTSHLSAQESTIKNPHEEIVLCRISAEKPLQELMMEELGEITSSNEM